GTGTCGGGACGGCGCCCCTAGAACTGCCGGAGGAAGCGCACGTCGCTCTCGAGGAACATCCGGATGTCCGGGACGCCGTGGCGCAGCATGACGAGGCGCTCGATGCCCGCGCCGAACGCCCAGCCGGTCCACACCTCCGGGTCGTAGCCCACGGCGCGGAAGACGTTCGGATGGACCATGCCGGCGCCCAGCACCTCGAGCCACCCGCCCGAGAGCGGGCCGCAGACGTTGCACCCCTTCCCGCCGCAGAAGAAGCAGCGGATGTCCACCGCGGCCCCCGGCTCCACGAACGGATAGTAGGACGGGACGAAACGGATCTCGGTGTCCCGCCCGAAGAACGCTTTCAGGAAATGGTCGAGCGTGCCCTTGAGATCGGCGAGCGAGACGTTCCGGTCCACGTAGAGGCCCTCCACCTGGTGGAACTCGACCTGGTGGGTGGCGTCGATCGCCTCGTTCCGGTAGACGCGCCCCGGGCAGATGATGCGCACGGGAGGGGCGTTGGCCTCCATGGTGCGGATCTGCACCGGCGAGGTGTGGGGCCGGAGCAGGGCGCCGCTCTGGAGATAGAACGTGTCGGTCTCGTCGCGCGCGGGATGTCCCTCGGGCATGTTGAGGGCGGTGAAGCTGTGCCAGTCGTCCTCGACGTCGGGACCGGTCGCGACGGAGAAGCCGAGGCCGCGGAAGATCTGCTCGATCTCGCGGAAGACGGACGTGATGAGGTGGCGGTGGCCGACCGGCGCGCGGCGGCCCGGCAGCGTCACGTCGCGCGCGGCGGCGGGCGCCTGCGCGGCGAGGCGCGCTTCGGCCTCGGCGTGGGCGGCTTCCAGCCGCACCCGCGTCGCGTTGGCGCGCGCGCCCACTTCGGCGCGCGCTTCGGCTGCCAGGTCCTTGAGGCCGCGGAGAACCTGGGTGAGGTCGCTCTTCCGCCCCAGGTAGCGGACGCGCGCCGCTTCCAGCTCGGCCGCCGTGGCGGCCTCACGGAGCGCGCGCTCCCCTTCCGCGCCGAGCGCTTCGATCCGTTCCATCATCGGCACGGACTCGGAGACGGGCACGGCGGGGTTAGGCTGCGGCTTGGGCTTGCTTGGCCACCTCGGCCAGGCGGGCGAAGGCGGCGGCGTCCCGGACGGCGAGGTCCGCGAGCACCTTGCGGTCGATTCCGACCTGGGCCACCTTCAGGCCCCGGATGAACTCGTTGTAGGAGAGGCCGTGGAGACGCGCGGCGGCGTTGATGCGCACGATCCACAGCCGTCGAAAGTCCCGCTTCTTCGCCCTCCGGTCCCGGAACGCGAACTGCATGCCGCGAAGCAGCGTCTCGCGCGCGGTCTGGTAGAGCTTGCGGCGTCCGCCCCGGTTCCCTTTCGCCGCGGTCAGGACCTTCCGGCGGCGCTTGCGACCCGGTACGACGGTTTTGGTGCGTGGCATCGTTCAGTTCCTCATCTCGGGGCCGATCCGGACGGGATCAGCCGCCGTAGGGTAGAAGCTTCTGCATGTGCCGCTTCTCCGTCGGCTCGACGATCGCCGAGGAGTGGAGGCGGCGCTTCTGCTTGCGGGTCTTGAGACCCAGGTGGTGCCGCGAATAGGCGCGGGACCGCTTGATCTTGCCCGTGCCGGTATGCTTGAACCGTTTCGCCGTGGCCCGGCTGGTCTTCATCTTGGGCATTCGGACTCCTTCGTGGCTGACTCGTGAACCGCTACGACTTGGGCTTCACCTCGGCCGGCGACGATGCCGACGCCGGTCTCGGGGCGGGCGATGCCGGTTTCGGCCCCGCGCCCGACGCGGCTGGCCTCGGACCGGTGCCGCTCGCCGGCGCGGGCCGCGGCGCGCTGCTCGCTCCCGACGCCGACGCCGTTCCGGCCGTGGCCGGCTTCTTCTCGCCCGGCTTGAGCGCGGCCTGGCGCGGCACCATCAGCAGGGTCATGCTCCGACCCTCCATGCGCGCCGGGATCTCGACCATTCCGACTTCCTCGAGATCCTTGACCACCTTCTGCAGCAGGCGGAACCCCGCCTCCGGGTGCGCCATCTCGCGGCCACGGAACATGACGGTGAACTTCACCTTGTCGTGCTCCAGGAGAAACTGCCGGCCGTGCTCGACCTTGAAGTTGTAGTCGTGGTCCTCGATCTTCGGTCGGAGCTTCACTTCCTTCAGGTGCGTGACGTGCTGCTTCTTCCGAGCCTTCTGGGCCTTCTTGTTCTGCTCGTACTTGTATTTGCCGAAGTCCATGACCCGGCAGACCGGGGGCTTGGACGTGGGCGACACTTCGACGAGATCGAGATTCCGTTCCTGGGCGAAGGCGAGTGCTTCGCGGATGGCCAGGATGCCGATCTGCTCTCCGTCGGGTCCGATCACCCGGACCGAGGGGATGCGGATGCGGTCGTTGACGCGAATTTCCTTCGTGGTGGCGATCGAGCGTTCCTCCTTATTCGTCCTGAAAGCCTTGGCCTCGGCGCGGGGGAGCTTTGCTGGCGGGGGTAGCCGGGGACGCGTCCATGAAGCGCGTCGGCGGCAGTGCGTCGGAGGGCCCGATGACCCTGCGACGGCGAGAACCCCGGCAGCTGGACGCCCCGGGGTGAGAAGCCAGCAGGCTCCTACTTAACACCGAATGGGAGAGCAGTTTAGGACCTGGCGCGCACCTCCGCAACCACTTTTTCGACGAAGGCGCCGACGGGCATGGACCCCTCGTTCCCCTTCTTGCGGCTGCGGACCGAGACGGCCCGATCCTCCACTTCCTTCTTTCCCAGCACCAGCATGTAAGGAATCTTCATCAGCTCGGCATCCCGGATCTTGGCGCCCATCTTCTCTTCCCGGAGGTCGGCCTCGGCGCGGATCCCCTGCTCGCGCAGGAGCGTCTTGACCTCCTCGGCGTAGGGCTTCTGGTCGTCGGTGATCGTGATCAGCTGCACCTGCACCGGCGCGAGCCAGACCGGGAAGTCCCCGCCGTAGTGCTCGATCAGGGTCGCGAAGAAGCGCTCCATGGAGCCGAGCAGGGCCCGGTGCACCATGTAGGCTTGGTGCTCCTGGCCGTCGGCGGCGACGTACCCCACCTCGAACCGGCGCGGCAGGTTGAAGTCGAACTGGATGGTGGAGCACTGCCATTCGCGGCCGATGGCGTCGGTCAGCTTGATGTCGATCTTCGGCCCGTAGAAGACCGCCTCCCCCTCGGCGCGGTGGTACGGCAGGCCGGCGCGCTTCACCACCTTCTCGAGCGCGTTCTCGGCCAGCTCCCACTCGTGGTCCTCGCCCAGGTAGTCCTCCTTGCGCTTGGGATCGCGCACGGAGAGCTCCACCTTGTACTCGGCGAAGCCGAAGGTGCCGAGCATGAACTGCACGAGCTCGAGCACGCCCTGGATCTCCCCCTCCACCTGCTCGGGGGTGCA
This genomic window from Candidatus Binatia bacterium contains:
- the pheS gene encoding phenylalanine--tRNA ligase subunit alpha, whose product is MERIEALGAEGERALREAATAAELEAARVRYLGRKSDLTQVLRGLKDLAAEARAEVGARANATRVRLEAAHAEAEARLAAQAPAAARDVTLPGRRAPVGHRHLITSVFREIEQIFRGLGFSVATGPDVEDDWHSFTALNMPEGHPARDETDTFYLQSGALLRPHTSPVQIRTMEANAPPVRIICPGRVYRNEAIDATHQVEFHQVEGLYVDRNVSLADLKGTLDHFLKAFFGRDTEIRFVPSYYPFVEPGAAVDIRCFFCGGKGCNVCGPLSGGWLEVLGAGMVHPNVFRAVGYDPEVWTGWAFGAGIERLVMLRHGVPDIRMFLESDVRFLRQF
- the rplT gene encoding 50S ribosomal protein L20; the protein is MPRTKTVVPGRKRRRKVLTAAKGNRGGRRKLYQTARETLLRGMQFAFRDRRAKKRDFRRLWIVRINAAARLHGLSYNEFIRGLKVAQVGIDRKVLADLAVRDAAAFARLAEVAKQAQAAA
- the rpmI gene encoding 50S ribosomal protein L35, encoding MPKMKTSRATAKRFKHTGTGKIKRSRAYSRHHLGLKTRKQKRRLHSSAIVEPTEKRHMQKLLPYGG
- the infC gene encoding translation initiation factor IF-3, which codes for MATTKEIRVNDRIRIPSVRVIGPDGEQIGILAIREALAFAQERNLDLVEVSPTSKPPVCRVMDFGKYKYEQNKKAQKARKKQHVTHLKEVKLRPKIEDHDYNFKVEHGRQFLLEHDKVKFTVMFRGREMAHPEAGFRLLQKVVKDLEEVGMVEIPARMEGRSMTLLMVPRQAALKPGEKKPATAGTASASGASSAPRPAPASGTGPRPAASGAGPKPASPAPRPASASSPAEVKPKS